The genomic stretch tccttgctgggcattagactcactcctttatttttagcatgatacaggaaaataattatggaaggcggaaggatttatggcagcttggcttgtgtattaaggatgaagggattcaatggactgcgtgacgattcgaggacgacgttattttttttaatctctttaaattatgtttttacgtattttccgcatttagctttgtaaataacttcatttaataaagttatgttttattttaaaacaatgggatcccatatcgctcattatgtatttcaatatttacttcgGAGTttgtaataaagttatgaatattccttatgtatgtttttctCAAAGATAGTGGCTATGTCTAGCAGTtttaatcactactacaaaataccatttacgggacacttttttaggacacgcacctaaatgcaagtccttaaaaatgtttatggagtttttaggacactcattgagagttctaaaaaaatacaatttaggactcacaatgagtgtcctaaaaaaatttgcgagtcctaaaaaaatctggccTAAAAATATGctcttttacttaacaattttaagaacttgctttgagagtccttaatactctttagcgagtcctaaaaaaatgtgagtcctaaaaaaatctagACTAGAAAATAAGTGTTTATTATATGCTcatttacttaacaattttaaggacttgctttgggagtcttaaaagagtattaaggactcccaaagcaagttcTTAAAATTGTTAGTAAAAGGGACACATAAAACTTCATTTCTTCGAAAATTGGGGATTTAATTAGGTTTGGGTAAAATTTTGGTCTACCCGtcatttttttattcacttaTCTGAACAAACGAAATTAAGTCCTCCTCTCTCATGACTCAATCTCAGTCTCTCTCTCCCTTTGccatcactctctctctcttcctttctGGTTTGGCCGTTCCCATTGCcgtcactctctctctccctttctggTTTGGCACCGCCAGTGGCCCTCAATCTCTCATCCTCTCTCAGCTATGGACTAAGGCTCGATGAAAAAGGGACAAGCAGGGGCTAAGGTTGACAATGAAGGGATACCGACAGAGCTCTAATGGCGAGGGATTGAACGACACAGGCGAGGGTCAACTGTATCTTTATTGAAGAGGTCGAACAGGTAAGCTTTTTCCTCAACTTTTTTTATAAATTTCTGGGTTCAAAATGGagatatttaatatgatatttgggtatatattttttattttgagatCTCTGTAAATATATATGGTTCCTTCTGGGCATCGTATAGTGCTTAAATATTGTCCTTACAAATATACAAtgcattaataaatatatatatatgtagctgGTGAGTAGAGTTGATGGATTATCACGATATATATACCTTCTTCTCCAAAACaaaggatggatggaatgtgtggactgtgTGTCTGTAATGCCCAGAATCCCTAATGAAGTTTAATGaatggattagtaggctgggagggccataattgtttaattatgccattaaattattatatgcatgtttatgtgaattatattataatatgatgttaaatgcatgcatgtgggtccacatttcattataggggcattttggtaatttggctcgttgagggcgtaattgtgtattttgggtgcatgtttgtgatgaattgataaggccacattataatgtggatttgttcgagtcattcatcatgagacgatcttgagtacaaattagcggtttagccataacaggattaagttcggggctcggggtgagtcttagggtgatttttttatgattagagcattggcgggaattaaagggtagcgggatatgaattattggtgtttgagaattttgagaataacgggaattggagagtgttaattatgattaacgagataggtggaaaatgtcaattttgcccttgggagcctttaggaaactatatttgacctaggggtattttggtcttttcacccctaggatagatttaagccattgaaggctgtagaaagaaggggaaaacagagcatcaattataccttctcccgtacctattttctctcattttcttatTGGATTTTGAGCTTAATTTAAGGAATTAAGTttgggaaataagtcttgagagcttgggagtatgttccaccattgaagagcatcataaactgaacttgaggtaagtttctagccatttaaGTCCTGGTTTGTTCTGTTTTTGTTATAGATTTCAGTTGAGATTTATAGGTtggttgattggttttgttgggagtttttggctagggttcttgtggttgtgatgcctatgacatgtgaggatggtttttgggttcatttggcacttaaTTTTATGTTTGGAAGCTTTGTAATTAAGTTGGTAATGGAGGAGTCGAAGGGAAGAAGTTCAGGGGCAAAGCTGACTgggagtagcgctgtagcgcccacaagggggcgctacagcgctacccatgGTTGGTGTTAGGGCATTTTGGTTCTGAgatgagcgctggggcgctagtgagtagcgctggggcgctactctgttccttcaaaatcctgttttgagtgtttttaagggtttttggctcggggtttcaatccttaagacccgagatcgaatctactcaccgtttgagTACCATTCAAGGTCccaagagtgaggtttaggtcaagatcctttcattgttgattttcattaatgggggttgtaattggttatggctaggtaatcgataaggaatcaaaggtcgatcgctctcaagggtcgttcttttactatttctcgcttgaaccgggggtaagaatactgcaccccatatatgacacgcgtgattattattgaggcatgttgagtgtttaaatgtggacatggattgcataccAAATGCTTAGCAGGTCTTGCTTACTTATGAATgacactgacttactagtcagaatcggcaatggtgccaGATCcgtttgtgaagctgtgacttattagtcaagtttatgaacagtactgagcactggttgtgtattactgacctaagagtcaagagcggcataagcgtcatgaacgcagtgCCGAtgaaagattggatctaatcgatatctgcattgaatgactcatcatgaacattaatgccggaccaaccctaagttcgatgaaatactaaaagcgcttgcctagttctatgactagttatttagagctagggccagaaggcccaggtgaccctatcgtcacatagctagagggaacagaacccacagttgtgactctatggtcatcccTTGGTTTACATTGGAGACTCGCTCATCAATCACATATCTTGTTAAACctagtgactcgatcactcatTTGATAGGGTGCGGATCCCAAGTTAGTGACTTTTACATCTGTCACTTATCAGATTAGGACTATAAGtcatggatgattattatgatcattgtttaatattttatacaagttgtattgtgttttcttcctgggctttggctcatgagtgatatatggtgcaggtaaagggaaagaaaagctcacccaactttgagtggagagcttatgtggcgatgtgtacatatgcagccgcttggctgccacggccaaggagttctctgaggaactagggggttaccctatttttgccgcttaggttggcgggttgtaaatttcaaactgtaattaacattttggattgtaaataacttgtagacgcttttatgggcccatgaacaaattttaagttttaaataaaatatatccttccattttaattggttttacaccttaacctgttaataacacctagaagcacgtttttaaccaaagaactcgggtagcgagttaaattcacggttcaacgttcacagtatctgtcctggggtaaccagggcgttacagtgtcgatgaagttatttattttaaatcatgtttttccgcatttagttttgtaaacgaTTTTccttagtttaaaattatgttttatgttttaaacaatgggtacccatgccatattttctattaatatgtatttgatacaatattttgatatttaataaagttctattattatGTAAATTTCATGGTCATGAATCATCATTCTGCTAATTATGTCGTTTTCTTGGTTTGTTGAATCTTGGAGCTtcaattctttctttctttctttcttttttttttgtttgaatcttgAGCTCGGAGCTTGGATTTTGGGACGTTCTTTCTTTCATACTTtgtttttgtaaatatatatatattgataatattcCTATAGTAATTTCTGAAAGTTGTCCGATTCATATCTGGTTTTCCTTAATTCTCTTAAAGAAAATGACTCGTTATTTCACTCCACCAATACGAATTTTTGTTGTGTTATCTCAAagtgtttaataatttttataaattagtCTAATAGTGTTAATTAATGCGAACTACTTTCACTTGATAAATTTATAAAAGTATTCAAGTAAATAAATTATCTGTGTTATATTATATCtagaaataataaattattaaatggaatttaaaaataaaatatttcttcataattaaaGGAGGACGTACGGTTCAAGACCTAACCACAAgaattaaaggaaaaaaaaaggcaAAATATAAAAGTAACTAATAGTAATGAAATGCATTAGAGACAGCTCTTTTGTCCAGTGTCTATGCGTACACCAAATAAGTGAAGTATCTGGTTGTTGTTGTTTTCAGTATTGGTGGACTTCTCCAATTGCTTGGCTGCATGTGTGCCGTCACGGTCACGGTCACGGTCACGGCCACGGCCACGGTCACGGTCACGGTCACGGTCACGGTCACGGTCATTGTTTTGGATGGTATGTGTGCTCACCACTCGGACCAACCATGGGTTGATGCCCCTCACAAATTTGATATCTCCTCCATCCCATGTCACCTACGTACAGTTACATAATTTTAACAAACGAGTCTATAGGATTATTTTGTACAATCAATGCATGCGTGtagagttatatatatatatatataatcaacaaaaacaaatTGAATAATAATACCTGTAGAAGGCGCCACAGAGAATCAAGCCAGCGGCTTGGTTGATCATCTACATTAGAGTTAATGGATCCCATGAACCAGCTCACCCGAGAGGAATCCTCACTCTCGAAAGCCATCTTAAATCTTGCCCCAGGGCCCAACTGACTCTTCCTCATCACCGCCGCATACACCGCCGTGGCCTCAACGCAGAACTCTGTGGTACCATTATTTGGGTAGTAACTCACTTGGAATGGCTTCACTTGCACCGCAAGATTTACAGCTTCAATAGCACTTTCAGCCCTCTTTCTTCCTACCCTACTTTCCCTCTTCACTCGCCTGATTCCGACAGAGACCTCGCCATTGTCAGCCTTCGAGAACACGATCGAGTCTCCGGCTACCAGTTTCTTGGCGTTAACGAATTTACTCCAACCTGTAGTCAACAAATGCCGAAGAGGCCTCCCCCTATACACATGCCGAAACCTCCAAATCCTGCCCTGAACATCCCTGGCTCGAAGAGTCTGAACCGGCGGATCATCATTGTAATCCAATGCCGGAAAAATAGTCTCCGCCAGTTTCTTCGGAACTGAGAAACCACCGCCATTGTGAGCGTCGGATTGTGTAAGCACCTTAGAAAAAAACTGCGGTCTCTCTAAGTTCACAATCCCGCCCAGAACGTCGTCGACCCAGTCGCGGTTGATGGCCTCGATATAGGCTTCAATCGGCAACGGGACGAGACTAATCCTGGTGAAAACCTCATCGCTATCTAATTCCACGTTGAACTCCACGGCCGTGACTCGGCAGTGAATGTTCGGCGGAACTCTATATGCGGCTAAGTAATCGGCGTTGGCTCCGGCGTGCTCGACGTGGCCCTGAGGGAAGTAAAACACATTCGCATTGACCGGAGGAACGTGAACCAGTCGTCCGGCGCAGGCGTGCCATAGCAGGGGATCTACCACGTTCCTCCTCTCTCCTGCTTCACCAGGCtcgttcatcttcttcttcttgctcttgTTTTGGTTACACAGAGAAACAAGTCCAAAAATCGAAACTGAGAAGGAATAATATGCGCAAGAACAGTAGTAGAGAAACCAAACCCTAGAGAGTTCTTCTACTTATAGATAATATGTAGAGTTTGAGATCATTATATTAAATTCAAATGAAGTcggttaaaaaaaaatatcttgacTTCAAATTTTAATAAGttgtttttaaaaattttgatatttttttaatatatatttaactgAAAATCTGCTTCAgactttaaaaaattaatataaaatgctcatattatattttatttataaaaaaaaaatacttttttttatttctaaagaatatatatataaatttttttataatttgtctaaaatttttgattaattttctGTTTAAATTTTTGACtaactgtctaaattatgagaaatatttttacaaaaaaatattaaaaataggaTCAAGTATAAAATCACTTTAATAAATAAGTTATTAATGACccttatataatatatgtatactTGCATGAGAGATTACAattacatatatttacaaattcATTATTTAATCTGTTAATTTATAATAGGAATTTTTATGGGAACTCGCCATTTTTTTTTGTGGGAATGGAGTTGAGAATAATTTTTCGTCTACGAATGAAGATGACACTAagcttttaattatttttatgtattatatatgtttttgttgtagtttattagtaaatttttaaagatttgtaaattttatatatgataatatttagtattttatattataaatatagtttaatatttttatttttatattattaactatttttattttaaaattttaattttttaacaaatAAATACCAGTGCGAATTCTTTGCCTTCCCATAGACAAGgatgaaaattaaaattgttcaTGTGGGAAAACACAAATAAGAGATGTAAGTTTGCTTagtttaaagttgtaaatattgtctgtaattttgatataaatatttatatcaataaagtCTACTTATATGACATATAAAcacaacatataaatatatatttacatgattacGTGACAtgtatataaaatacaataatatttaaaatgaaattaataatagaaataaaataagaatagaaaaagctatagtgtagacaatagtatgcatgcattaattatttttagtttctaatgtatatcacaatgtgtgaatttgataaataaaaagaactctaatcacttgataaaaaacaaagtatcacacaaatttataagataaaaaaaatgatatgtatacatttattatttctaaataaatatgttttaattatttaaattatcataaaatatcttaaaaatattttattttaatttatttttgtttaaatttatgtttgttatagtttttgaatttagtAGTTACAACTaacaaattatatattatatatttaatataatattaagtttaaatttaattaaattttatttaagttataaaatatataattttaatatttttaaataattattattataaaatatctaaaaaaaaatatcttattttaattgatttagttatttatttaagtttaaatctaTCTaactttaaatataaatataagaatatttaaaTACCACTCTTAATATCTCTCAATCATTAGAGACTCCATTTTCTTTTCCTATCTTTCGAGAGAATGGGGAAATCATTGTTCGGAAGTGTAGTGAGGGACATCAACACTCTGATTCTCCCGAATCCACTAGCAGCGACCCTCGAAACTCGTACGATTATTCTTCAAAGACGGAGTATTTTCATCAGTGACAGATTGATGGGTGTGGGTGAAGGCCGTGCCGTTAGTCTGGTGTTCTGCAACTTCGGCCGTGTCAAGATCGAAGGAGCCCAATGGAGCTCGTTCGTCAGAGATCGCGGCATCAGAGTCGGAGACGTTCTTCTCTTGAAATTATATGATGACACCATCGATATCACCGTACTCCGATGAGACGGCGCCGGCGAGGACAACCGCACTGTGATTCCACCCCTGCCCCAAAAACACCCAcaagatcatcatcatcatcatggtGATCGTTCTGATCAAGAGCAGCAGCAGCCATTTCTGTGTGTGAAGAAACTGACCGAGGCAGATATGAGCAGTCGTCTTCGTCATCAGATACAGTTGCCGACCGAGGTAGCAGAAGCAATAACAGAGCCGGGAGATTTGAATCGTGACAATTTTGTGGTTCGAGTGTGGGACCAGACGTATCGGCACATCGAGATGGAGACGAAGCTGAAGCTGAGAGCCGACGGTGAAGTGCTGTTCGGCGATAACTGGTCCAAGTTGGTGGATGGTCGCGTCCTCAAAGCCGAAGATGTCGTCGTGTTTTGTGTTGATCTTGCTCGACGAATCATCACCACCACCGTGTATCGACAAGATGATGAACGACATCCTTTCATTCTATTTCCATCACGGTCATGACTGTCGTTTTTTAGGCTTGGATATATTGAATCTTGcaacttgtttttttttccttttttgatCTTAGAAACGTTCTTTCTTTCattgtttttcagttttttctttctttgatcATATAATGTTATGTACTTCTTCTTTGTCGTTTGAGTATTTAGGGCTGTCGTTTTTagtagtttggtcaagttattcTCAATTAcgaataattatttaatcttttaattaataataagtagAGACTAGTTTTTACATACGAAATAAGAATTGAGTTGTGATGCATTGCTATGAGCATTTTATATGAAGATCAATCTTGTATGATGAACATTATTATATAgtcttattaattattacaaagtTATGGTTAAAATGTTTCTGTTCTGGTTTTATTATTTGATATATCTTGTATGCTcttaaatgaaaaagaaaaaaactcaaaaaattaaaataaaatgaaaatggaaaacaaaaatgTATATGGCCTTGCTGCTTTCTTAGTCCACTGCTGTCTACCAAGTGTCTTTGAATTTGATAAGTTTTGCAAAGAGctctttttttaatataaactataTGGTAGATGTTAGTTAAAATCTACTCTAGGAAATAAAGATAAATTTCCTAGTTAAAGAACCTCGGATGAATCTTGTGAACCTAATTAATATAAAGCTAAAAACACAAATCAATATGATTAATTATCAAATAGTTTgaaaactaaaaacataaatcgGCACAAGTATATACTGGCTTAGAACAAGATCAATGTGATCTTAAACTTAATCCAGTTTTAGGAaccactatctcttctttattCGATCAACGAAATGAGTACAAAGCTTTTATCGAGCTTCTTGGAACAATCTTAGACCGACCACTCTAAATATCTCACAGGTATTTTCCTCTCAAACCCAGAACAATATAGTTCCCAAAACCAAGCTCTCACACACTTTCTCTCAATACTCAATCTTGATCTCCACACTAACTCTCTTTTTGATCTAGTGTGTTTTTATAATAAGTGGAGTGAAGTAGTCGTTTTATAGACCAATGATTGATTTAACACTTAGGTCAATgggcactactacaaaatactaTTTACGgaatacttttttaggacacgcacataaatgcaagtctttaaaaatatttatggagtttttaggacactcattgtgtcacaacccgagccctaggctgtggcagagttgtaatatccataacttgggtggtcaaaggtcaaactttgacccttggtggaaaatagtctttataaatgatcctttaatttattttaaatattactataattataagtcagGACAAcggaataactcctataattatatatgaaaatatcacggataaaagtaggatcatttatcttaatacatagaacaataatatccccacagttatgtagtcaccaaatagttaaatttaataagtcataaaacaccataataatacttagcatccaccattcctcatgtctaactattacatagctaaCTTAGATATACAGACCGATAGGTTCCAAATTAAATACAAAATGCTCAAAAGATAGGACTAGGGAGCTAAACACATTAGCTTCAGCGATAATTCACCTTATCCACGTTTTGCGTCACTAGgatcctggaatgggagagatatagggggtgagcttataaagcccagtaggaaagcaactaagAACATAGGACTCAAAAGTTCAATAAAAACCCCTACATGGTTagctttttaaaacaaaacatacatcatcatgtataaaccaaaatagagagaaaccataAGTAATCATAAGAGCGTAGCTACCAGTGCACATCACCCAGTCCACTAGacccctagttcccgttacccaccatagaaaatccgacatcctaaaccgggtagccggacctgataaccaccacaatggggaggctcagaacacttcttgtatacagatgctaggtctttacacctacaggtgagtggacacatgatctacctatgatgacacagagaataggtcgtgaaacaacaacatgcacaaatcatgatcactatggctctcatcgatataaccaaatgcaggtaaacatgaaaagaaataaacatgttccctttttattttagaaaattgggcagcataacagctgcatttgtataaaacccaaaaatcataacctgcataattAAGTGagcaaaataatatatttggcaCTCCGTGCCCTCAGAACATAACAGAAAATATGCAGATTAAGTTTtccatttttcaaacactttataaatatcaaaattggaatatgttaatGCAATTCAATAAGAGTACAACaagtccaatagtcaagttgagtccctacctcttaaGAATGTTCAGTCCGAGCCCCAAGGGACACTCCCAAGCTTAACGATTATCCTAGAGCGAATTAAATTGGATCTATATATCACGATTTTCCTACGAGTATCAAATGAGCAAATGGTTATCATTATTggattccttattcaaaatcgtgtccaacgacatataatatgaccatatttaaaaattCAAGTTCCGAAACCTCACCCAAGCAGTGCACACTAGCAGTTGATAGCGGTACCGGGAACGTCGACGAATATATGCATaacatatatcaaaacgatcctctCGAGTAGTACATCACGGAAGTACAGCCCCTTTGCTCAACTGACCTCCGATGTCGCCGGAAAATGCCTCCGAAGgggcggagatacccaaaattTCGCCAGAGAAAAACAGTGAGTTGACTGAAATGACTTAGTGGGCGACGTTCCTCCCTTCACACTGGTTCCAACGGTACCACCCACTCACCAAACGGAGGTCTGGGTTCGCCGGAAAGTGTTTAAtaattggttttacaccttaacctattaataacacctagaagcacatttttaaccaaagaactcgggtagagagttaaattcacggttcaacgttcacagtaactgtcctggggtaaccagggcgttacagtgtcgatgaagttatttattttaaatcatgtttttccgcatttagttttgtaaacgaTTTTccttagtttaaaattatgttttatgttttaaacaatgggtacccatgccatattttctattaatatgtatttgatacaatattttgatatttaataaagttctattattatGTAAATTTCATGGTCATGAATCATCATTCTGCTAATTATGTCGTTTTC from Humulus lupulus chromosome 5, drHumLupu1.1, whole genome shotgun sequence encodes the following:
- the LOC133778808 gene encoding auxin response factor 16-like, which produces MAAAALDQNDHHDDDDDLVGVFGAGVESQCVSIFGLVSLCNQNKSKKKKMNEPGEAGERRNVVDPLLWHACAGRLVHVPPVNANVFYFPQGHVEHAGANADYLAAYRVPPNIHCRVTAVEFNVELDSDEVFTRISLVPLPIEAYIEAINRDWVDDVLGGIVNLERPQFFSKVLTQSDAHNGGGFSVPKKLAETIFPALDYNDDPPVQTLRARDVQGRIWRFRHVYRGRPLRHLLTTGWSKFVNAKKLVAGDSIVFSKADNGEVSVGIRRVKRESRVGRKRAESAIEAVNLAVQVKPFQVSYYPNNGTTEFCVEATAVYAAVMRKSQLGPGARFKMAFESEDSSRVSWFMGSINSNVDDQPSRWLDSLWRLLQVTWDGGDIKFVRGINPWLVRVVSTHTIQNNDRDRDRDRDRDRGRGRDRDRDRDGTHAAKQLEKSTNTENNNNQILHLFGVRIDTGQKSCL